In the Solanum pennellii chromosome 5, SPENNV200 genome, one interval contains:
- the LOC107019298 gene encoding uncharacterized protein LOC107019298 has product MGSISFLVMHSGRWNKENCYVDYSTEAIVLKEHATFRELMDLVSKQICVDLSFNVVKHKYKIEGSTTPLEIHNDMGVRVQLADRNMFENGFEMCGPDGIDIVDTEALVLSVPNNGINMNCDIITNAKHKVVLEDQVYKDKGTLKAVMMQYAINHRFQWKTDRSSQTCYTLVCVSDNCGWVLKSSSINKSGMFRIRKFVDDRTCPLKDKVYEQRQATSNLIGVAWKAKEKAVISLRGTPSGSYGKLSSYLYVLDATYPGSHIRMKKIDENQFLYLFISLFPFIKGFECCKSIVVVDGSHLRGTYNGVFVSASTVDGAGNLLPLAYGIIDSENDASWTWFLNSLEKRMALNITCALCSIETKAYKQSEFDELMKKVELVDVRVKNYLESAGYEKWARVYATVDRGMVMTSNIAECINACLFEARELPVYDFLKKVRQMIERWNLKNHTFASHTFTTLCGRPQEMLVANEEASLRMKVVPSNNYVFSVHHEGRTYIVCLENKTCTCKRFQIDEIPCSHAWTVLKKKHFDVGTYCSDLYKPSNLLNTYSISIRRLPDQNEWNVPGYIKDQIVQPPNHKNLPEGHPKSIVTRRIASYMVRRERILAVHVGLKGTIGVHVGMDRILYS; this is encoded by the exons ATGGGAAGCATTAGTTTTTTGGTCATGCATTCTGGGAGGTGGAACAAGGAAAATTGCTATGTTGATTACAGTACAGAAGCAATTGTGCTAAAAGAGCATGCGACATTTAGAGAACTAATGGATCTTGTTTCAAAGCAAATTTGTGTTGACTTGAGTTTCAACGTtgtgaaacataaatataagATAGAGGGTAGTACTACACCTCTGGAAATACACAACGACATGGGTGTGAGAGT TCAATTAGCTGATagaaatatgtttgaaaatgGATTTGAAATGTGTGGGCCTGATGGAATAGATATAGTTGATACAGAAGCATTAGTGCTTAGTGTGCCGAACAATGGCATTAACATGAATTGCGACATTATTACAAACGCCAAACATAAGGTAGTGTTGGAAGATCAAGTTTATAAGGACAAGGGAACTTTAAAGGCTGTGATGATGCAATACGCTATTAATCATAGATTCCAATGGAAAACGGACAGATCGAGTCAAACATG TTATACACTTGTTTGTGTCTCTGATAATTGTGGGTGGGTGTTGAAGTCGTCAAGTATCAATAAATCTGGAATGTTCAGAATTAGAAAATTCGTAGATGATCGCACGTGTCCATTGAAAGATAAGGTTTATGAACAACGTCAAGCAACAAGCAATCTTATTGGAG TGGCGTGGAAGGCTAAGGAAAAGGCTGTAATTTCTTTAAGGGGTACCCCATCTGGTTCTTATGGTAAACTGTCGAGCTACTTATACGTATTGGACGCTACCTACCCTGGATCTCATATAAGGATGAAGAAAATCGatgaaaatcaatttctttatctttttatttctctcttCCCGTTCATAAAAGGTTTTGAGTGTTGTAAATCAATTGTCGTAGTTGATGGCAGCCACCTCAGGGGGACGTACAATGGAGTATTTGTTTCTGCAAGTACTGTTGATGGAGCAG GAAATTTATTGCCGCTAGCATATGGAATTATTGATTCAGAAAATGATGCATCCTGGACTTGGTTTTTGAACAGTTTAGAGAAGCGCATGGCATTAAATATAACATGTGCGTTGTGTTCGATCGAAACAAAA GCATACAAACAATCTGAATTTGATGAACTGATGAAAAAGGTTGAACTAGTTGATGTTCGTGTAAAAAATTACTTGGAATCAGCAGGTTATGAAAAATGGGCTAGGGTATATGCAACAGTTGATCGAGGAATGGTTATGACATCAAACATAGCTGAGTGCATAAATGCTTGTCTATTTGAAGCAAGGGAATTACCGGTATACGATTTTCTTAAGAAAGTAAGACAGATGATTGAAAGATGGAATTTGAAAAATCATACGTTTGCTTCACATACTTTCACCACACTTTGTGGTAGACCACAAGAGATGCTTGTTGCTAATGAAGAAGCATCATTACGTATGAAG gtTGTACCATCAAATAACTATGTGTTTAGTGTTCATCACGAAGGtagaacctacattgtttgttTGGAAAATAAAACTTGTACTTGCAAGAGGTTTCAAATAGATGAAATACCATGTTCGCACGCTTGGACTGTTTTAAAGAAGAAACATTTTGATGTTGGGACATATTGTTCCGACCTGTACAAGCCAAGTAACTTGTTGAATACATATAGCATTTCAATTCGTCGGTTACCTGATCAAAACGAGTGGAATGTACCTGGGTATATTAAGGACCAGATAGTGCAGCCTCCAAATCACAAAAATCTCCCTGAAGGCCATCCAAAAAGTATCGTGACAAGACGTATAGCAAGCTATATGGTAAGAAGAGAAAGAATTCTTGCAGTACATGTGGGTTTAAAGGGCACAATAGGCGTTCATGTAGGAATGGACCGCATATTGTATAGTTAA